GGACCCGCACCACCCAGACCTACGACCTACGACGTACGACCTACGACCTACGACCTACGACTTACGACTTACGACTTCCGACCCCCTAAAGGTAGCATTCCTGCATGAATCCCATCGACCCACGCGTCTCAATTGGTCACGTCCACCTCAAGGTGGCGGATATCGAGCGCGCGCTTGGCTTCTGGCGCGACGTCCTCGGCTTCGAAGTCCAGCAGCGGATGGGGCAGTCGGCCGTCTTCCTCTCGGCCGGCGGCTACCACCATCACCTGGGCCTCAACACCTGGGAAAGCCGAGGCGGCTCGCCGCCGAGCCCGCGCAGCACCGGGCTCTATCACGTGGCGATCCTCTATCCCGATCGCGCCACCCTCGCCGATGCGCTCCGCCGCGTGATGGCGGCCGGGATCCCGCTCGAGGGGGCGTCGGATCATGGTGTGAGCGAGGCGATCTATCTCCGTGATCCGGATGGCAATGGCGTCGAACTCTATCGCGATCGGCCGATGGCGGAATGGCCGCGCGACGAGCAGGGCGAACTCGCGATGACACTCGACCCCTTTGACCTGCAGGCACTGCTGGCCGAGGCACCGTGACAGGGAACCGCCGGAGTCTTGCTGGCGTACTGTTCACGTTGCTGCTGGCGCCGATGGCGTTGGCGGCGCAGGGCATCCCGTCGCTGGTGCTCCATCACCTCCGGGTTGGTCTCGATTCGGCCACCTGGAAGGACGTGCATGGTTCGCCGTTCCTGCGCGAGCAGTTCTCCGCGTTCGACTCGGTCCGCGTCGACGGTGG
The Gemmatimonadota bacterium DNA segment above includes these coding regions:
- a CDS encoding VOC family protein; translation: MNPIDPRVSIGHVHLKVADIERALGFWRDVLGFEVQQRMGQSAVFLSAGGYHHHLGLNTWESRGGSPPSPRSTGLYHVAILYPDRATLADALRRVMAAGIPLEGASDHGVSEAIYLRDPDGNGVELYRDRPMAEWPRDEQGELAMTLDPFDLQALLAEAP